A region of Malaciobacter marinus DNA encodes the following proteins:
- the nuoK gene encoding NADH-quinone oxidoreductase subunit NuoK, whose amino-acid sequence MISLSSYAFVSMMLFSIGVIGVIARKNIFVIYMSIELMLNGITLFLVTFARYHFNLDAQVMTVLIIAIAAAEAAIFLSVIILLFRSKKSLDTDVFTTLTQGEKS is encoded by the coding sequence ATGATAAGTTTATCATCATATGCATTTGTTTCAATGATGCTATTTTCAATAGGTGTTATTGGGGTTATTGCAAGAAAAAATATCTTTGTAATTTATATGTCAATAGAGCTAATGCTAAATGGTATTACACTATTTTTAGTTACATTTGCTAGATATCATTTTAATTTAGATGCACAAGTAATGACAGTACTAATAATTGCGATAGCTGCTGCTGAAGCTGCAATTTTCTTATCAGTAATTATTTTATTATTTAGATCAAAAAAATCATTAGATACAGATGTATTTACTACACTAACACAAGGAGAAAAATCATGA
- a CDS encoding fumarate reductase cytochrome b subunit, giving the protein MSDLIEGYIGTTTERKKSRLPARLDYIQSATGLFLALFMWAHMLLVSSILVSKDFMYTVTKALEGSFIIEGGHPLFVSAAVAVIFVIFIVHAALGMRKLPGNYKQYQVVKAHAKSMGHDDTKLWFIQAFTGFAMFFLGSVHLYIMLSNPGEIGPYASSDRVVSDWMWPLYILLLLAVEFHGTIGLYRLCVKWGWFDGNNPKETRKTLKKVKWALTIFFLVLGFATLAAYMKIGLEHKANYGERYVPTAKIMKIDNTGRLA; this is encoded by the coding sequence ATGAGTGACCTAATTGAAGGTTATATTGGTACTACAACTGAAAGAAAAAAGAGTAGGCTTCCGGCAAGGCTTGATTATATTCAAAGTGCAACGGGTTTATTTTTAGCTCTTTTTATGTGGGCTCACATGCTATTAGTATCTTCGATATTAGTTAGTAAAGACTTTATGTATACTGTAACAAAAGCATTAGAGGGAAGTTTCATAATTGAGGGAGGACATCCACTATTTGTATCTGCAGCTGTTGCTGTGATTTTTGTTATATTTATTGTTCATGCTGCTTTAGGTATGAGAAAGTTACCTGGTAACTATAAACAATATCAAGTAGTAAAAGCACATGCAAAAAGTATGGGTCATGATGACACAAAATTATGGTTTATACAAGCATTTACAGGTTTTGCAATGTTCTTTTTGGGTTCTGTACACTTATATATTATGTTAAGTAATCCAGGAGAAATTGGACCATATGCATCATCGGATAGAGTTGTTAGTGATTGGATGTGGCCTTTATATATCCTTTTATTATTAGCAGTTGAATTTCATGGGACAATTGGTCTTTACAGACTATGTGTTAAATGGGGTTGGTTTGATGGGAACAATCCAAAAGAGACAAGAAAAACTCTTAAAAAAGTTAAATGGGCATTAACTATATTTTTTCTTGTACTAGGTTTTGCTACATTAGCAGCATATATGAAAATTGGTCTTGAACACAAAGCTAATTATGGTGAGAGATATGTGCCAACAGCAAAAATAATGAAAATTGACAATACTGGGAGGCTAGCATAA
- a CDS encoding NADH-quinone oxidoreductase subunit N: MNQLILIMPILIVLSASVILMLLSVYDKYSTKNFIVISSMFLIIALGFSIFSFEDMYSIKVYGDIFNNVLIFDSFSNFFTILLILGTLLTILIGEHYFLHRKYFKGEFFTILMFALFGMILLANSNELLTAFIALEIASFSVYVMVGYNSDDNKRVEAIFKYLVLGSFIGAFYLLGTVLIYGATQTTNLSEISTYIATHSGAELNLVYIGITLILFTFLFKIAAFPFQSWVLDVYRGAPMIITAYMASVFKIAIFSFFLRIFLQDIASIIDFWDTIMYVLVILTLVFGTWLAVTQKIVKRMLAASSIVHTGYLLLAFLALGQNGEAAYATMFYLIAYLVTAIGAFGLISHIISETSVRVTYDDFKGLSKERPFLAAMMTIFLLSLAGIPSTIGFIGKFYVFTEAINAGFAALAILAIFATIVSVYYYFRLIATMYFYPANASCESVGFNDKRVSTYVIAFLATITILGGIGSAIVFFIPIPSIDTIIEISQMTVRSLFIK, encoded by the coding sequence ATGAATCAATTAATCTTAATAATGCCAATTTTAATAGTTTTATCAGCAAGTGTTATATTAATGCTTTTAAGTGTATATGACAAATATTCTACAAAGAATTTTATTGTTATATCATCGATGTTTTTAATTATAGCTTTAGGTTTTTCTATTTTCTCATTTGAAGATATGTATTCAATAAAAGTTTATGGTGATATATTCAATAATGTACTTATATTTGATTCGTTTTCAAACTTTTTTACAATACTACTTATCTTAGGTACTTTGCTTACAATATTAATTGGTGAACATTACTTTTTACATAGAAAGTATTTCAAAGGTGAATTTTTCACTATTTTAATGTTTGCTTTATTTGGAATGATTTTACTGGCTAACTCAAATGAGCTTTTAACAGCATTTATAGCCCTTGAAATTGCTTCTTTTTCAGTATATGTGATGGTAGGATATAACAGTGATGACAATAAAAGAGTTGAAGCAATTTTTAAATATTTAGTTTTAGGTTCTTTTATAGGAGCCTTTTACTTATTAGGTACTGTATTAATTTATGGTGCAACACAAACAACAAACTTAAGTGAAATTTCAACATATATCGCAACACATAGTGGTGCAGAATTAAACTTAGTATATATAGGTATCACTTTAATTTTATTTACATTTTTATTTAAAATTGCAGCATTTCCATTCCAATCATGGGTATTAGATGTATATAGAGGTGCACCTATGATTATTACTGCTTATATGGCATCAGTATTTAAAATAGCGATTTTCTCATTTTTCTTAAGAATCTTCTTACAAGATATTGCTTCTATTATTGATTTTTGGGATACTATAATGTATGTATTAGTTATTTTAACTTTAGTATTTGGTACATGGTTAGCAGTAACTCAAAAAATTGTAAAAAGAATGTTAGCCGCATCATCAATCGTACATACAGGATATTTATTATTGGCATTCCTTGCATTGGGACAAAATGGTGAAGCAGCATATGCAACAATGTTTTATCTTATTGCTTATTTAGTTACAGCAATTGGTGCATTTGGACTAATTTCACATATTATTTCTGAAACAAGTGTAAGAGTTACATATGATGACTTTAAAGGTTTATCAAAAGAAAGACCATTTTTAGCAGCAATGATGACAATTTTTCTTTTAAGCTTGGCAGGTATTCCATCAACTATAGGTTTTATTGGAAAATTTTATGTATTTACAGAAGCAATTAATGCAGGATTTGCAGCACTTGCAATTTTAGCAATATTTGCAACAATCGTATCTGTTTATTATTATTTTAGACTTATTGCAACAATGTATTTTTATCCAGCAAATGCATCTTGTGAAAGTGTAGGATTTAATGATAAAAGAGTTTCTACATATGTAATTGCATTCTTAGCTACTATTACTATTTTAGGTGGTATTGGTAGTGCTATTGTATTTTTTATTCCAATTCCAAGTATTGATACAATAATTGAGATTTCGCAAATGACTGTTAGATCATTATTTATAAAATAG
- a CDS encoding complex I subunit 4 family protein, which translates to MSADVLSFIIFLPAVVAFGLMVTTKNVEAVRNIAFLATTVVLALVLKLYLEFEPSAGMQFVTNASWISSYGINYYIGVDGFSLTILMMIAILIPTSYLLLWEGRTKGYWINLLLVQTGVTGSLLALDVVLFYFFWEVMLLPVFLLIGIYGFGNKVFTTIKVTVYTMAGSLLMFVAILYLGVAFNSEYGYWSFQYNDLMKITTLSYEENIWLFLAFLAAFAIKIPIFPLHTWIMETYKNAPTGAVFLLSSIMAKLGVYAIVRFMIPIFPDIYVEFSMWFVIFGLFGLVYFGIAALMQDDIKRMFAYSSASHLSFISAGIFSLNEYGINGALYLIIAHAIATGALFLLVGIIHEETGTKSIKQLGGIAKTAPIFTVIFAIMLFANIGLPGTNGFVSELLIIFGIYEFNHTLGYISALTVIIGASYMLWMFQRAILQNRDGECLKMRDLKIKEIIGLTPWVILVFLMGIYPDIFIDKFEPTVTHYINDILKIGAMK; encoded by the coding sequence ATGAGTGCAGATGTTTTATCTTTTATAATATTTTTACCAGCAGTTGTAGCCTTTGGATTAATGGTTACAACTAAAAATGTTGAAGCTGTTAGAAATATAGCTTTTTTAGCAACTACAGTTGTTTTAGCTTTAGTGTTAAAGCTATATTTAGAGTTTGAACCAAGTGCAGGTATGCAGTTTGTAACAAATGCCTCATGGATTAGTAGTTATGGAATCAATTATTACATTGGTGTTGATGGTTTTTCATTAACAATTTTAATGATGATTGCCATTTTAATTCCAACTTCATATTTACTTTTATGGGAAGGAAGAACAAAAGGTTATTGGATTAATCTACTTCTAGTACAAACAGGTGTTACAGGTTCACTTTTAGCACTTGATGTTGTACTATTTTACTTCTTTTGGGAAGTAATGCTTTTACCTGTATTTTTATTAATTGGTATATATGGTTTTGGCAATAAAGTATTTACAACAATAAAAGTTACTGTTTATACAATGGCAGGTTCATTATTAATGTTTGTAGCTATTTTATATCTTGGTGTTGCATTTAATTCAGAATATGGTTATTGGTCATTTCAATACAATGATCTTATGAAAATAACAACATTAAGTTACGAAGAGAATATTTGGCTATTTCTAGCATTTCTTGCAGCATTTGCTATTAAAATTCCAATTTTTCCTTTACATACTTGGATTATGGAAACATATAAAAATGCTCCAACTGGTGCAGTATTTTTATTATCATCAATTATGGCAAAATTAGGTGTTTATGCAATTGTAAGATTTATGATTCCTATTTTTCCTGATATTTATGTAGAGTTTTCTATGTGGTTTGTAATATTTGGTTTATTTGGGCTTGTTTACTTTGGTATAGCTGCCCTTATGCAAGATGATATAAAAAGAATGTTTGCATACTCTTCTGCCTCACATTTAAGTTTTATTTCTGCTGGTATTTTTTCATTGAATGAGTATGGAATTAATGGTGCATTATATTTAATTATTGCCCATGCAATTGCAACAGGTGCACTATTTTTACTTGTTGGTATTATTCATGAGGAAACAGGAACAAAATCTATTAAACAATTAGGTGGTATTGCAAAAACAGCACCAATATTCACAGTTATATTTGCAATTATGTTATTTGCAAATATAGGATTACCAGGAACAAATGGATTTGTATCTGAATTACTAATTATCTTTGGTATTTATGAATTTAATCATACTTTAGGTTATATTTCAGCTCTTACAGTAATTATTGGAGCTTCTTATATGTTGTGGATGTTTCAAAGAGCTATTTTACAAAATAGAGATGGTGAATGCTTAAAAATGAGAGATTTAAAAATAAAAGAAATTATTGGCTTAACTCCATGGGTTATTTTAGTATTCTTAATGGGTATTTATCCTGATATATTTATAGATAAATTTGAGCCAACAGTGACTCATTATATCAATGACATTTTAAAAATTGGAGCAATGAAATGA
- a CDS encoding fumarate reductase flavoprotein subunit yields the protein MKINYCDALVIGGGLAGLRASVAAQKKGLSTIVLSLVPVKRSHSAAAQGGMQASLGNSKMSDGDNEDLHFADTVKGSDWGCDQEVARMFVHTAPKAIRELAGWGVPWTRVREGSREAVINAKKTTITEDADRHGLITSRDFGGTKKWRTCYTADATGHTMLFGVANEALKHEVDIRDRKEAISIIHEDGKCYGAVVRDLITGELEAYVAKGTCIATGGYGRVFKQTTNAVICEGIGAALALETGIAPLSNMEAVQFHPTPIVPSGILLTEGCRGDGGILRDVDGHRFMPDYEPEKKELASRDVVSRRMIEHIRNGKGVPSPYGFHVWLDISILGREHIEKNLRDVQEICQIFNGIDPADEGKKGWAPVLPMQHYSMGGIRTKPTGESTRLKGLFACGEAACWDMHGFNRLGGNSVSETVVAGMIIGNYFADFCKENDLTIPTATIQKFVDKEDAYLDELLSLDGSEDIFKIKNRMKDIMDEKVGIFRDGPHLEEAVEELKELLEKTKNITVKSKERAGNPELEEAYRVPKMLKIALCVAKGARDRTESRGAHYREDYLKRDDEKWLNRTLSTWPNPNDIEPTLEYAPLDVMKMEMPPAFRGYGAKGMIIENELSEKRQEEVDSIREKLEAEGKDRHEIQDALMPFELPMNYKEKNERVGDK from the coding sequence ATGAAAATTAATTACTGTGATGCATTAGTTATAGGTGGAGGATTAGCAGGACTTAGAGCGTCTGTTGCCGCACAAAAAAAAGGACTAAGTACAATTGTTTTATCATTAGTTCCTGTAAAAAGATCACATAGTGCTGCTGCACAAGGTGGAATGCAAGCTTCATTAGGTAACTCAAAAATGTCTGATGGAGATAATGAAGATTTACACTTTGCAGATACTGTAAAGGGTAGTGACTGGGGATGTGATCAAGAAGTTGCAAGAATGTTTGTTCATACTGCACCAAAAGCTATTAGAGAATTAGCTGGTTGGGGTGTACCTTGGACTAGAGTTAGAGAAGGTTCAAGAGAAGCAGTTATCAATGCTAAAAAAACTACTATTACAGAAGATGCAGATAGACATGGTCTTATTACATCAAGAGACTTTGGTGGAACAAAAAAATGGAGAACATGTTATACAGCTGATGCAACTGGACATACTATGCTATTTGGTGTTGCAAATGAGGCTTTAAAACATGAAGTTGATATTAGAGATAGAAAAGAAGCTATTTCAATTATTCATGAAGATGGAAAATGTTATGGAGCAGTTGTAAGAGATTTAATTACGGGTGAATTAGAAGCTTATGTTGCAAAAGGAACATGTATCGCAACTGGTGGATATGGAAGAGTATTTAAACAAACTACAAATGCTGTAATTTGTGAGGGTATTGGTGCAGCACTTGCACTTGAAACTGGTATTGCACCACTTTCTAATATGGAAGCTGTACAATTCCACCCTACTCCAATTGTTCCATCTGGAATTTTATTAACAGAAGGTTGTAGAGGTGATGGAGGTATCTTAAGAGATGTTGACGGTCACAGATTTATGCCTGATTATGAGCCAGAGAAAAAAGAACTTGCTTCAAGAGATGTTGTATCAAGAAGAATGATTGAGCATATTAGAAATGGTAAAGGTGTACCATCACCTTATGGTTTCCATGTATGGTTAGATATCTCTATTTTAGGTAGAGAGCATATTGAAAAGAACTTAAGAGATGTACAAGAGATTTGTCAAATCTTTAATGGTATAGATCCTGCTGATGAGGGTAAAAAAGGATGGGCTCCAGTTTTACCAATGCAACACTACTCAATGGGTGGTATTAGAACTAAACCAACTGGTGAATCAACAAGACTAAAAGGTTTATTTGCTTGTGGTGAAGCTGCTTGTTGGGATATGCATGGATTTAATAGACTTGGAGGAAACTCTGTATCTGAAACTGTTGTTGCAGGTATGATTATTGGAAACTATTTTGCAGATTTTTGTAAAGAAAATGACCTTACTATTCCAACTGCTACAATTCAAAAGTTTGTTGATAAAGAAGATGCATACTTAGATGAATTATTATCTCTTGATGGTAGCGAAGATATTTTTAAAATTAAAAATAGAATGAAAGATATCATGGATGAAAAAGTTGGTATTTTTAGAGATGGTCCACATTTAGAAGAGGCTGTTGAAGAGTTAAAAGAACTATTAGAAAAAACAAAAAATATAACTGTAAAATCTAAAGAAAGAGCAGGAAATCCAGAACTTGAAGAAGCATATAGAGTTCCTAAAATGTTAAAAATTGCACTTTGTGTAGCTAAAGGTGCAAGAGATAGAACAGAATCAAGAGGTGCACACTATAGAGAGGATTATCTAAAAAGAGATGATGAAAAATGGTTAAACAGAACTTTATCTACTTGGCCAAATCCAAATGATATTGAACCAACACTTGAATATGCACCACTTGATGTTATGAAAATGGAAATGCCACCAGCATTTAGAGGTTATGGTGCTAAGGGTATGATTATTGAAAATGAACTATCTGAAAAAAGGCAAGAAGAAGTTGACTCTATTAGAGAAAAACTTGAAGCTGAGGGGAAAGATAGACATGAAATTCAAGATGCATTAATGCCATTTGAATTACCAATGAATTATAAAGAGAAAAATGAAAGAGTAGGAGACAAATAA
- the nuoL gene encoding NADH-quinone oxidoreductase subunit L has translation MNTPLLVWIILAPLLGAILNAGFYFYHIKKQKISDKIFSIIGTGTPLIAFLITLYLFLQMKEEGVIFTQNLFTWISIGDLTIQMSFLGDNLAIFMSMFVTFVGWLIHIYAIGYMKGDDAFGKFFAYFNLFLASMLILVLADNPVILFIGWEGVGVCSYLLIAFYYGDKENVIAGNKAFIANRVGDFGFLLGVVTLFFAVGADSLSFSTIEANISNASSELLILSGFLLFVGAMGKSAQIPLYVWLPDAMAGPTPISALIHAATMVTAGVYMVARFHFLYSGIENIGLFIAYIGAFSALFAAIIATKQQDIKKILAYSTMSQLGYMFIAVGLGFYSSGLFHVFTHAFFKAMLFMGAGGIIIALHHEQNIFKIAQHRAQLPIIHFTFLVGVIAISGIPPFSGFFSKDAILAAAFQEGEYLLWGIGMFTAFLTAFYMFRLYFIIFVAPTKNVSQHIYTSKTITFPLLVLSIGAIAAGFLNYPAIFGGETMVDAWLVQLNSNVIHMSHSTEYILMAASIIVAVAGIFVAYKKYAKFDIYKPESEKGIIANKFFVDEFYDKIFVQASKKLSTFIDKVVDEKIIDGFIMTVCNEFVSFGKKVATIQNANVRFYAGFMLVGMSCIFVYLYILLGL, from the coding sequence ATGAATACTCCTTTATTAGTTTGGATAATTTTAGCTCCTTTATTAGGTGCTATATTAAATGCAGGATTTTATTTTTATCATATAAAAAAGCAAAAAATTTCTGATAAAATATTTTCTATTATTGGTACAGGAACACCTTTAATTGCATTTTTAATTACACTTTATCTATTTTTACAGATGAAAGAAGAAGGTGTAATTTTCACTCAAAATTTATTCACTTGGATTTCAATTGGTGATTTAACAATCCAAATGAGCTTTCTTGGAGATAACCTTGCAATTTTTATGTCAATGTTTGTTACATTTGTTGGTTGGCTAATTCATATTTATGCAATTGGATATATGAAAGGTGATGATGCATTTGGAAAGTTTTTTGCTTATTTTAACTTATTTTTAGCATCAATGTTAATCTTAGTATTAGCAGATAATCCTGTTATTTTATTTATTGGTTGGGAAGGTGTTGGAGTTTGTTCTTACTTACTTATTGCTTTTTACTATGGTGATAAAGAGAATGTTATTGCAGGTAATAAAGCTTTTATAGCAAATAGAGTCGGAGATTTTGGATTTTTATTAGGAGTTGTTACACTATTTTTTGCAGTAGGTGCAGATTCACTTAGCTTTTCTACAATAGAAGCAAATATATCAAATGCTTCAAGTGAATTATTAATACTATCTGGTTTCTTACTATTTGTTGGAGCAATGGGAAAATCAGCACAAATTCCATTATATGTATGGCTTCCTGATGCAATGGCAGGACCAACACCAATTTCAGCACTTATTCATGCAGCAACAATGGTAACAGCTGGTGTTTATATGGTTGCAAGATTTCACTTTTTATATAGTGGAATTGAAAACATTGGTCTGTTTATTGCTTATATTGGTGCATTTTCTGCTTTATTTGCAGCTATAATTGCAACAAAACAACAAGATATTAAAAAAATACTTGCATACTCTACTATGTCTCAATTAGGATATATGTTTATTGCGGTTGGTCTTGGTTTTTATAGTTCAGGGCTATTTCATGTATTTACACATGCATTTTTTAAAGCTATGCTATTTATGGGTGCTGGTGGTATTATTATTGCACTTCATCATGAACAAAATATCTTTAAAATTGCACAACACAGAGCTCAATTACCAATTATTCATTTTACATTCTTAGTTGGTGTAATTGCAATTTCTGGTATTCCTCCATTTTCAGGTTTCTTTTCAAAAGATGCAATATTAGCAGCAGCTTTTCAAGAAGGTGAGTATTTACTTTGGGGAATTGGAATGTTTACCGCATTTTTAACTGCATTTTATATGTTTAGATTATATTTTATCATTTTTGTGGCTCCTACAAAAAATGTTTCACAACATATTTATACATCTAAAACAATTACATTCCCACTTTTAGTATTATCTATTGGTGCAATTGCAGCAGGTTTTTTAAACTATCCCGCAATTTTTGGTGGAGAAACAATGGTTGATGCATGGCTTGTTCAATTAAATTCAAATGTAATTCATATGTCTCACTCAACTGAGTACATATTAATGGCAGCTTCGATTATTGTAGCAGTTGCTGGTATCTTTGTTGCATATAAAAAATATGCAAAATTTGATATTTATAAGCCAGAGAGTGAAAAAGGAATTATTGCAAATAAATTCTTTGTTGATGAGTTCTATGACAAAATATTTGTACAAGCAAGTAAAAAATTAAGTACATTTATTGATAAAGTTGTTGATGAGAAAATCATTGATGGATTTATTATGACTGTTTGCAATGAGTTTGTTTCATTTGGAAAAAAAGTTGCAACTATTCAAAACGCAAATGTTAGATTCTATGCAGGATTTATGTTAGTTGGGATGAGTTGTATCTTTGTATATTTATATATTTTGTTAGGATTGTAG
- a CDS encoding fumarate reductase iron-sulfur subunit — protein sequence MSVEKGREITISVLKFNPRSKVSKPHFVDYKLEETPGMTLFIALNYIRENFDADLSFDFVCRAGICGSCGMVVNGKPALACRTLTSSYPEGTLKLMPMPAFELIKDLSVNTGKWMDKMSKRVESWIHTNEKPDISKLEERVDPDVADETFELDRCIECGICVASCGTILMRPEFVGPVGLNRVARFEVDPHDNRTTEDFYELVGDDDGIFGCMSLMACEDHCPKHLPLQNKIAYLRRKLVSIK from the coding sequence ATGAGTGTAGAAAAAGGTAGAGAAATAACTATATCAGTTCTTAAATTCAATCCTAGAAGTAAGGTTTCAAAACCTCACTTTGTAGATTATAAACTTGAAGAGACTCCAGGAATGACTCTTTTTATAGCATTAAATTACATTAGAGAGAATTTTGATGCTGATTTATCTTTTGACTTTGTTTGTAGAGCAGGTATTTGTGGTTCTTGTGGAATGGTTGTAAATGGGAAACCTGCACTAGCTTGTAGAACACTTACATCAAGCTATCCAGAAGGAACATTAAAATTAATGCCAATGCCTGCATTTGAACTTATTAAAGATTTATCTGTTAATACAGGTAAATGGATGGATAAAATGTCAAAAAGAGTTGAATCATGGATTCATACAAATGAAAAACCAGATATTTCAAAACTTGAAGAAAGAGTTGATCCAGATGTTGCTGATGAAACTTTCGAACTTGACAGATGTATTGAGTGTGGTATTTGTGTTGCTTCTTGTGGTACTATATTAATGAGACCAGAGTTTGTTGGTCCAGTTGGGTTAAATAGAGTAGCAAGATTTGAAGTTGATCCACATGATAATAGAACAACTGAGGATTTTTATGAATTAGTTGGTGATGATGATGGTATTTTTGGATGTATGTCATTAATGGCATGCGAAGATCATTGCCCTAAACATTTACCATTACAAAACAAAATTGCTTATTTAAGAAGAAAATTAGTTTCAATTAAATAA